GCGCCGGGGTCGCCGTCGGACAGCCGCCCGACCTGCTCGACCGTGCCGAGCACACCGGTCCCGGCGTAGGTGCCGTCCACCCGGGGCACGAGCAGCACCCGCGGCTTGCCCGTGCCACCGCGTGCGGCGGCCTGGGCGGCCTCGACGGCGGCCCGGACGTCGTTGTCGGACAGGTCCAGCGGCACCACCATTCCGGGCAGCACGACCTCGTCGTCGAGCGGCAGCACAGGCAGAGTGAGCGGCACGGACGCCATGGACTCAGAAGCCATGATCTCCCCTTCGGCAGTCAAGTTGAGCTATGTGGACTCAATGCACGTGAGCCGAGGAATGTTCCCCGCCGCGCGTTCGCTCTGAGCGATCACCCCCGCACGCTCTCTGCGCAGCGGCTGTAATACCCCCATGAACACTGCATCCATTACTTCTGCCTGGGTGGCCGGCTGGACCGTCTCCCGCGGCACCCCGCCCGCCGTCGTCGAACCCTGGGGCTACCGGATCCACGTGGGCCTCCCCCGGCACCCCTTCCGGCACGTGCTGCCACACCCGGACGCGGCCTCCGTGGGCAGGCTGTGCGCCGCGATCACCGAGCCGTACGCGTGGCTCAAGGTGATGGCGACGCCCGAGGAGGTGGCGCCGTGGATCACGGAGGGCTGGACGATCCCCGACGACCCGGGGTTCATGATGACCAAGAAGCTGGACCCGGCGGCCCGCCCCGCGCCCCCGGACGGCTACGCCCGGACGACGGAGACCGACGAGGGCGTGATCCGGGTCCGGATCCTCGCCCCGGACGGCACCCTCGCCGCCCGCGGGCAGATCGCGCCGACCGGGGAGACGGCCGTCGCCGACCAGATCGAGACGGACCCCGCCCACCGCCGCCGCGGCCTCGGCGCCAACGTCATGCGCACCCTGGAGGCGGCGGCCGCGCAGGCGGGCGCGGAGACCGGCGTCCTGGCGGCGACCACCGACGGGATGGCCCTGTACGACTCGCTCGACTGGTACTACCGGGGGCCGCTGACCGGCATCGTGCGCGCGGCTTGAGCCGTTCCGGCTGCACGGCACCGGGAGAGGGGGCATGCTCGCTGCATGCAGAGCGGAAAGAGGTACGGGGCCGCGGCCCTGCTGGCCGCGGTGGTGACCGTGACGGGCTGCGGCCAGGCCCCCGCGACCCCCGCCGACGCCCCGGCGACCGCGTCACCGACCGCCGGCACCCGGGAGCCCGCCCCCCAGGAGGTCCTGGTCGAGGTGGTGGTCAACGGCGGCTTCGCCGGCGTCTCGAACAAGCTGGTCGTGCACTACGACGGCACGTACACCACCCGCACCGGAACCGAGGCCCCGAAGAGCGGGCGGATGACCCCCGCCGAGGTCGCCGAGCTGCGCGCCGCGCTGGAGGACCCGGCCTACGCGAAGGTCCCGGCCCGGCCGAGCGGGAGCCCGATCGCCGACGGGTTCACGT
The DNA window shown above is from Streptomyces showdoensis and carries:
- a CDS encoding GNAT family N-acetyltransferase: MNTASITSAWVAGWTVSRGTPPAVVEPWGYRIHVGLPRHPFRHVLPHPDAASVGRLCAAITEPYAWLKVMATPEEVAPWITEGWTIPDDPGFMMTKKLDPAARPAPPDGYARTTETDEGVIRVRILAPDGTLAARGQIAPTGETAVADQIETDPAHRRRGLGANVMRTLEAAAAQAGAETGVLAATTDGMALYDSLDWYYRGPLTGIVRAA